One stretch of Bombus vancouverensis nearcticus chromosome 16, iyBomVanc1_principal, whole genome shotgun sequence DNA includes these proteins:
- the LOC143303734 gene encoding uncharacterized protein LOC143303734 isoform X1, which translates to MKELTLKLRIQEHIAPVLCLTSALKNSVIVSGGEDSRIIVTSLLTGDVLIKVDHHRGPVKSIRVDSAGEILVSGSSDCTICLWCLERFTLLKSIVLPSAVTVLDVSADSVFLLAACEDQKLYLRSLATGTEVHTLRGHQGEVKSICLAKDCRRAIAGGAKGKVSVFDMHSGRLTRTLLANPSADVTAVKVTEKDDFLITASGDRVAYWSFRGEEIHAKPAKFVKEVSLHPHTAPISCLDISRDGAMAVTGGVDSLVNLWQLNTHELLSTFEGHIASVICIAFSASGLFVASGSEDKTVRVWGLTLGLLVSTFRHQAPVTAVTSMFDGRRIVSSDRAGTIRVWAADTGTLIQSVCGPGRCFTVSSDMRYDTVAVINKLRYCLFDQSWEDVVAKRDINRSRKFSLRL; encoded by the exons ATGAAAGAGCTGACCTTGAAGTTAAGAATCCAAGAACACATTGCCCCAGTTCTGTGCTTGACGTCCGCGCTCAAGAATTCAGTGATTGTCAG CGGTGGCGAAGACTCGAGAATAATCGTCACCAGTCTCCTAACCGGCGATGTTCTCATCAAAGTGGACCACCACAGAGGGCCAGTAAAATCCATTCGCGTCGATTCTGCGGGAGAAATTCTGGTTTCCGGTTCTTCCGACTGTACCATCTGCTTATGGTGTCTAGAAAGATTCACATTGTTAAAAAGCATCGTTTTACCATCCGCCGTGACTGTGCTCGACGTATCGGCCGATTCGGTGTTCCTATTGGCAGCCTGCGAAGATCAGAAATTATATTTGAGATCTTTGGCCACGGGAACTGAGGTCCACACGTTGAGAGGTCATCAAGGTGAAGTGAAAAGTATCTGCTTGGCGAAAGATTGCAGAAGAGCCATTGCTGGAGGAGCGAAGGGAAAGGTTTCCGTTTTCGATATGCACAGTGGACGATTGACGAGAACGTTGCTGGCGAATCCTTCGGCGGATGTTACCGCCGTCAAG GTGACGGAGAAGGACGACTTCCTGATAACAGCTTCCGGAGATCGAGTGGCTTACTGGAGTTTCCGTGGCGAGGAGATACACGCTAAACCCGCGAAATTCGTGAAGGAGGTATCGTTGCACCCACACACTGCTCCCATATCTTGTTTGGATATATCCAGGGACGGAGCAATGGCAGTTACCGGTGGAGTCGATTCTCTCGTAAATCTGTGGCAATTGAATACTCACGAATTGCTTTCCACTTTCGAAGGACATATCGCTAGCGTCATCTGCATTGCATTCTCAGCTTCTGGTTTATTTGTTGCTTCTG GTTCTGAGGACAAAACAGTTCGTGTATGGGGTCTGACCTTAGGTTTGCTGGTATCGACATTTAGACACCAGGCACCTGTTACTGCAGTCACATCTATGTTTGACGGCCGAAGAATAGTGAGTTCTGATAGAGCTGGTACAATCCGAGTTTGGGCAGCTGATACCGGCACCCTAATCCAATCAGTATGTGGGCCTGGTCGCTGTTTCACTGTTTCTTCCGATATGAGATATGATACAGTGgctgtaattaataaattgagatactgtttgttcgaccaatcgtGGGAAGACGTAGTCGCTAAGAGAGacatcaacaggagtcgtaaattctcgttacgattataa
- the LOC143303734 gene encoding uncharacterized protein LOC143303734 isoform X2: MKELTLKLRIQEHIAPVLCLTSALKNSVIVSGGEDSRIIVTSLLTGDVLIKVDHHRGPVKSIRVDSAGEILVSGSSDCTICLWCLERFTLLKSIVLPSAVTVLDVSADSVFLLAACEDQKLYLRSLATGTEVHTLRGHQGEVKSICLAKDCRRAIAGGAKGKVSVFDMHSGRLTRTLLANPSADVTAVKVTEKDDFLITASGDRVAYWSFRGEEIHAKPAKFVKEVSLHPHTAPISCLDISRDGAMAVTGGVDSLVLRTKQFVYGV; this comes from the exons ATGAAAGAGCTGACCTTGAAGTTAAGAATCCAAGAACACATTGCCCCAGTTCTGTGCTTGACGTCCGCGCTCAAGAATTCAGTGATTGTCAG CGGTGGCGAAGACTCGAGAATAATCGTCACCAGTCTCCTAACCGGCGATGTTCTCATCAAAGTGGACCACCACAGAGGGCCAGTAAAATCCATTCGCGTCGATTCTGCGGGAGAAATTCTGGTTTCCGGTTCTTCCGACTGTACCATCTGCTTATGGTGTCTAGAAAGATTCACATTGTTAAAAAGCATCGTTTTACCATCCGCCGTGACTGTGCTCGACGTATCGGCCGATTCGGTGTTCCTATTGGCAGCCTGCGAAGATCAGAAATTATATTTGAGATCTTTGGCCACGGGAACTGAGGTCCACACGTTGAGAGGTCATCAAGGTGAAGTGAAAAGTATCTGCTTGGCGAAAGATTGCAGAAGAGCCATTGCTGGAGGAGCGAAGGGAAAGGTTTCCGTTTTCGATATGCACAGTGGACGATTGACGAGAACGTTGCTGGCGAATCCTTCGGCGGATGTTACCGCCGTCAAG GTGACGGAGAAGGACGACTTCCTGATAACAGCTTCCGGAGATCGAGTGGCTTACTGGAGTTTCCGTGGCGAGGAGATACACGCTAAACCCGCGAAATTCGTGAAGGAGGTATCGTTGCACCCACACACTGCTCCCATATCTTGTTTGGATATATCCAGGGACGGAGCAATGGCAGTTACCGGTGGAGTCGATTCTCTC GTTCTGAGGACAAAACAGTTCGTGTATGGGGTCTGA
- the LOC143303733 gene encoding bifunctional 3'-phosphoadenosine 5'-phosphosulfate synthase 2-like, with protein MKSKDAMGKLIPNRRGAFWTTMDQKNEVKGCDGKTNRVLATNVIKQLHQVLRERRGEAYGKFKGFCGCTIWLTGLSGAGKTTISFELENYLVSQGLPAYSLDGDNLRHGLNRDLGFSKEDREENVRRAAEVAKLFSDCGVITICSFVSPFEADRRLVRKIHEDFNLKFFEIFVKASVQTCEARDVKGLYEKARKGMIKSFTGIGQEYETPKTPDLIVDTEFHNLQTSTRMVIELLRTQGILPKTREQVQELFVEERKIEEARKEAENLPSINISKVDLQWVQVLAEGWAAPLTGFMREYQYLQCQHFKTIEQNGDVINQSIPIVLPVSTEQKESYTTAPALTLKYNGQDIAILRRPEFFAHRKEERCSREFGTNDLGHPYVRMIHESGDWLVGGELEVLERIKWNDGLDKYRLTPNEIRKKCREMEADAVFAFQLRNPIHNGHALLMQDTRRYLVEERGCKKPVLLLHPLGGWTKEDDIPLSVRINQHQSILEEGVLHEDTILAIFPSPMLYAGPTEVQWHAKGRMMAGANFFIVGRDPAGLPHPDKSKTPDGNLYDGTHGSRVLSMAPGLQNLKIIPFRVAAYDNRKKKNGFLLAGTIARFCYRIRN; from the exons GTTCTCGCGACGAATGTGATCAAACAATTACACCAAGTGTTGAGGGAGAGACGAGGGGAAGCCTATGGAAAATTCAAAGGATTTTGTGGCTGTACGATTTGGTTGACAGGGCTGTCCGGTGCTGGCAAGACGACCATCTCGTTCGAGCTGGAAAATTACCTGGTTTCTCAA GGACTGCCAGCCTACAGCCTGGACGGCGATAATCTTCGTCACGGATTAAACCGGGACCTGGGCTTCTCGAAAGAAGATCGCGAAGAGAACGTGCGAAGAGCTGCTGAAGTAGCAAAATTGTTCTCTGATTGCGGTGTGATCACCATTTGCAGCTTCGTTTCGCCCTTCGAGGCGGACAGAAGGCTGGTGAGGAAGATACACGAAGATTTTAACTTGAAGTTCTTCGAGATCTTCGTGAAAGCTTCCGTGCAGACGTGCGAAGCCAGAGACGTGAAAGGCCTCTACGAGAAAGCTAGAAAAGGGATGATTAAAAGCTTCACAGGCATCGGCCAGGAATATGAAACGCCCAAAACTCCTGATCTCATCGTGGATACGGAATTTCATAATTTGCAGACCTCGACGAGAATGGTGATCGAGTTGTTGAGGACCCAGGGAATTCTTCCCAAGACTCGAGAGCAGGTTCAGGAACTGTTCGTCgaggagaggaagatagaggaggCGAGAAAAGAGGCGGAGAATCTTCCGA GTATCAACATCAGTAAGGTTGACTTACAATGGGTTCAAGTACTCGCTGAAGGTTGGGCTGCTCCGCTCACAGGTTTCATGAGGGAGTACCAATATTTGCAG TGTCAACACTTCAAAACTATCGAACAAAATGGGGACGTGATTAATCAATCGATACCTATCGTGCTTCCGGTTAGCACAGAACAGAAGGAAAGCTATACTACAGCACCGGCACTGACCTTGAAGTACAACGGTCAAGATATCGCAATTCTGAGGAGACCAGAATTTTTCGCTCACCGAAAAGAAGAAAG GTGTAGCAGAGAATTTGGTACAAACGACCTTGGACATCCTTACGTCAGAATGATCCACGAATCGGGTGATTGGCTGGTTGGAGGAGAATTAGAAGTTCTGGAAAGGATTAAGTGGAACGATGGTCTCGACAAGTACAGGCTCACGCCAAACGAAATTCGTAAAAAGTGCAGAGAAATGGAAGCGGATGCTGTTTTCGCCTTCCAGTTGAGAAATCCGATTCACAATGGCCACGCACTCTTAATGCAG GATACGAGAAGATACCTCGTGGAGGAACGTGGTTGTAAGAAACCAGTTCTTCTACTGCATCCTCTGGGAGGATGGACGAAAGAAGACGACATACCATTATCAGTTCGGATAAACCAACACCAAAGTATTCTCGAGGAGGGTGTATTGCACGAAGACACCATCCTCGCTATTTTTCCAAGCCCGATGCTTTATGCTGGCCCTACAGAG GTGCAATGGCACGCCAAAGGAAGAATGATGGCTGGGGCAAATTTCTTCATCGTTGGTCGTGATCCCGCGGGTTTGCCGCATCCTGACAAATCTAAAACCCCGGACG GAAATCTGTACGATGGAACGCACGGCTCGAGGGTACTGTCGATGGCACCGGGTCTTCAGAATCTCAAAATCATACCGTTTAGAGTGGCAGCTTACgacaatagaaaaaaaaaaaatggcttTCTTCTAGCGGGAACGATCGCAAGATTTTGTTATCGTATCAGGAACTAA